The proteins below come from a single Aegilops tauschii subsp. strangulata cultivar AL8/78 chromosome 6, Aet v6.0, whole genome shotgun sequence genomic window:
- the LOC120966813 gene encoding protein FAR-RED IMPAIRED RESPONSE 1-like — protein sequence MSDEGNEVGGDDDNEDMDLDDSYAESGSHMEVEGYYEWNFFDDANDQNDIDASYNDSSSKGEAGGACENDDDADGDECNFDTGYDEYQQESLDRHWTVMSTTFRTDEEAYDFYNVYAKKRGFSIRKDNLKYAKGIDARRRLRRFLCSRAGKQQAKFCTMEGKKRRLRAETRCCCEAHLTGKLDRERSIWEKMKLLAKGDADTVIGIMMTRKARDPDFFFEHTVDAEGNLKNMFWCDSQSRRDYLDFGDVVVFNSTYKMNRYGMPFIHFVGLNNHRCTTVFGCAVVSDDTEDTYVTVLQTFLRAHCQKKLRFVITDGDAAMIRAVRKVLTDVWHRLCSWHIKKNMQKHLHHKSLKEFRSLIYYATTHDEFEASWAAFRAKWESEKTETWLRRMNRKKRLWAASYLTGGLFLGMRSNQRSETLNSCLHMQLDSGMTIVDMVVHYENCIVRLHENESYHDCMSTQTLPVPVLDDFKCIEKAAARHFTAVNFYLL from the exons ATGTCTGACGAAGGCAACGAG GTAGGAGGGGATGATGACAATGAGGATATGGATCTAGATGATTCATATGCTGAAAGCGGAAGCCAT ATGGAAGTGGAAGGGTACTATGAGTGGAATTTTTTCGATGATGCCAATGACCAAAACGATATCGATGCATCTTATAATGACAGCTCGAGCAAA GGAGAGGCTGGTGGCGCGTGCGAAAACGATGATGATGCCGATGGTGATGAGTGCAATTTTGACACTGGGTACGATGAATACCAGCAAGAGTCACTGGACAGGCATTGGACGGTGATGTCCACGACGTTCAGGACAGACGAGGAGGCATATGATTTCTATAACGTCTATGCGAAAAAGCGTGGCTTCAGCATTAGGAAGGACAACTTGAAATATGCAAAGGGTATCGACGCACGTAGGCGCTTGAGGAGGTTTCTCTGTTCAAGGGCTGGGAAACAACAGGCCAAGTTTTGTACCATGGAAGGGAAGAAGCGCAGGCTGAGAGCGGAGACTCGGTGCTGTTGCGAGGCCCATCTAACTGGGAAGCTTGATAGAGAGCGCTCCATTTG GGAGAAAATGAAGTTGCTTGCAAAGGGTGATGCAGACACTGTGATTGGTATCATGATGACGAGAAAGGCAAGGGATCCAGACTTTTTCTTTGAGCACACTGTTGACGCAGAAGGCAACCTGAAGAACATGTTCTGGTGTGATTCTCAGTCACGTCGGGATTACCTTGACTTTGGCGATGTAGTCGTCTTCAATAGCACTTACAAGATGAATAGGTACGGAATGCCATTCATACATTTTGTTGGTCTAAACAATCATCGTTGCACCACTGTGTTCGGTTGTGCTGTTGTGTCAGATGATACGGAGGATACATATGTTACGGTGTTGCAGACCTTCTTGAGAGCTCATTGTCAGAAGAAGCTGAGGTTTGTAATTACTGACGGAGACGCGGCCATGATAAGGGCCGTCAGGAAGGTCCTTACTGACGTGTGGCATCGACTTTGTTCGTGGCATATAAAGAAAAACATGCAGAAACACCTTCACCACAAGTCCCTTAAGGAGTTCAGGTCTCTTATTTACTACGCTACTACACATGATGAGTTTGAGGCAAGCTGGGCAGCTTTTAGAGCTAAATGGGAGTCGGAGAAAACTGAAACATGGTTGCGTAGGATGAACAGGAAGAAAAGGCTTTGGGCTGCGTCATATCTCACCGGTGGGTTATTTCTTGGTATGAGGAGTAACCAGAGGAGCGAGACTCTGAACTCTTGCCTTCATATGCAACTTGACTCTGGCATGACAATTGTTGATATGGTTGTGCATTATGAGAACTGCATTGTTCGGCTCCATGAGAACGAGTCATACCACGACTGCATGTCCACACAGACACTCCCTGTACCAGTACTCGACGACTTCAAATGCATTGAAAAAGCCGCTGCCCGTCACTTCACTGCGGTGAACTTTTACCTCTTGTAG